In Candidatus Aminicenantes bacterium, the sequence TATAGCGCCGAGATGGCCGTGCCCTTCAAGAGCCTGCGCTACCCGTTCAAGAAAAAGATCACCATGGGATTGCTTGTCTCCCGTTTCATCGGCCGCAAGTCCGAGCAGACGAGTTTTCCCGAAATCAATCCCGAGGGCGGGGCCATTATGAACCAGGCGCAAAAAATCGAGTTGAGCGACGTCAAGTTCGAACGGCCGGTGGAATTCATCCCAGCCCTGACCTACGACCAGGGCAGCAGCCACAGCGACGGGGCGATGAGATCGACCGGCAAGAATAGCGATTTCAGCCTGACCGGCAAGATCGGCCTTACTTCCAACATGACCCTCGACGCGACCTACAACCCCGACTTCAGCCAGGTCGAGACCGATGCCGGTCAGATCGACGTCAATTTGCGCTATTCGATCTATTATTCTGAAAAAAGACCATTTTTCCTCGAGGGGATGGAAAATTTCAACTTCGCCACCGCCATGGAGCAAAACACGCTGGGCGCGATCGTCTACACCCGGACCATCGTCGATCCGCTGCTGGGGGTGAAGCTGACCGGGAAAGTCGGCAGCCAGAACGTCCTCTCCGGCATCTTCGCCCTGGATGAGTTCCCCGGCGCCATGGCGGCCGAGGACAACGACCTCGAGCGCAGCGGCCGCAACGCGGCCTTCACCATCCTGCGCTACAAGCGGCAGATGAGCCAGGACAACTATATCGGCGGCTTCTTCACCAACCGCAGCTTCGCCGGCGACCGCAACACCGTCGGCGGCATCGACGGCCGTTGGCGCCTGAACAATACCAGCTTTCTGGAATACAGCTTCCTGGAATCTTTCAGCCGCGACGAGCGGGCCAGCCGTGACGACCAGGGGCACTACCTGGGCCTGCGCTACAATTTCAGCAACCGGCACTGGAACGTCGACCTGGGCTTTTTCGATCTGAGCAGCGATTTCCGCATCGACAGCGGCTACGTGACCCGAACCGGTATCACCATGGCGCCGGCCTTCGTGATGTACACCTGGTTCCCCAAGTCGAAATTCTTCCAGAAGATCGACGCGTTCTGGTGGAGCTACCACCTGCTCGACAAGCCCAGCGACCTCTTTGAAACCTACAACCAGCTGGTGCTGCGCCTGAACATGCCGCGCCAGTCGCAGCTCCGCTTCGATGCCATCCTGGGCAACGAGGTCTTCGCCGACCAGCGCTTCAGCCTGAGCGGCTGGCGGGTCAGGGGCTACACGCAGATCGTCAAGCAGCTATATCTCGAGGGTGGCTACCGCCGCTCGGGCCGCATCTACTACGACGAGGAATCTCCGTTCCAGGGCAAAGGGAATACGGCCGACTTGTACCTGCAGTTCCAGCCCTTTGACAAGCTGAACACCTCGCTCGGCCTCAGCTATTACGACTTTTACCGCTCCGACAACAACGAAAAGGTCCTGAGCTACACGATCTGGCGCAGCCGCACCACCTTCCAGCTCAACCGCTACCTGTTCGTCCGCGCCATCGTCGAGTACAATAATTATTGGAAAAAAATCAACGCCGACTTCCTGGCCTCGTTCACCTACATCCCGGGAACGGTGCTCTACCTCGGCTACGGCTCGGCCTACGAAAAGGTCAAGTGGAGCAACGAGGACCGGGACTATTTCCCCTCCGACGATTTCCTGCAGACCAGGAGAAGCTTCTTTTTCAAGGCGTCGTATTTATGGAGATTCTAACCGCAAAGGACTGGGTTGACGGTAGACGGCGTACGGTTAACGGTAAGAAAAGGAAAAAGAGCATTCAACTCACCCCTAACCCCTCTCTTACCAAAGAGAGGGGGATTGCCTTATGGGATTTGTCCTTACCGTAAACCCCCTCAGGTGGCAGACAAATTAAATTACCAACACTATGCTTTTAGCTATTCCTTCTTATCTGCAAAAAGCATCAAGTGTTGGTATAGTCACGCTAGATAGGTTTCGTTGCCCTTCTGGTTAAAACGAAACCTATAGTGTGACTACCACCGAAGCCGGTGGATAATTTGTGCTGCCGTCAACCGTATACCGTACACCGAGCACCTGCTTTACTATTGTGATACAAGCGCCTATAATCCCTTCATGGATCTCGAGCAATCCTGCCTGAAGAAAATCGTTCTGCTGGCCCTGGCCGAGGACCGGGTCGAAGCCGACGTGACCACCCGGGCGCTGCTGGCCTTTGACCGGCCGGTGCGGGCCGAGGTGCGAGCCAAGGCAACCGGGGTGATCTCCGGGACCGGGGTTTTCGAAAAAACCATGAAAACCGTGGATCCCAAGTTGAAGGTCACCATCGCCAAGGCCGACGGCAGTTCGGTGCTGCCCAACGACCTGGTGCTGGAAATTCTCGGCCGCGAGAGCTCGATTTTGAAAGGCGAGCGCACGGCCCTCAATTTCCTTCAGCGCTTGAGCGGCATCGCCACCCTCACCCGGCGCTACGTGGAAAAACTGCGGCCCTTTCGGACGGTGCTGCTCGACACGCGCAAGACCACCCCGGGCATGCGCTACCTGGAAAAACGGGCCGTGCGCGACGGCGGCGGCAGCAACCACCGGCTCAACCTGGAGGAGATGGCCATGGTCAAGGACAACCACATCGCCATGGCCGGCGGCATCGGCCCGGCGGTGCAAAGCGTCCGCGCCGCCTGGCCGGGGAAGAAGCTTGAGGTGGAAGTGGGCACCATTAAAGAACTTGAAGAAGCGCTGGCGCTCGGCGTCGAAATGGTCATGCTCGACAATTTCCCCATCGACCAGGTCCAACGGGCCGTGGTCCTGAACCGCGGCCGGTCCAAGCTGGAAATTTCGGGCAACGTGACCCTGGAAAACCTAGCGGAAAAGGCGGCCTCCGGCGTCGATTTCATTTCGGTCGGAGCCCTGACCCACTCGTTCCAATCCCTGGATATCAGCCTGGACATCGCGAGGTCCTGAATGAAAGATTACCTGGAAACCGACGTTCTGATCATCGGCAACGGCATCGCCGGCTCGACCACCGCCCTGCGCCTCGCCGAGCAGGGGGTCAACGTGCTCCTGGTCTCCAAAGGCAAGGATTACACACGCACCAACACCAATTACGCCCAGGGCGGGATCGCCGCCCTCCCCGTGGGTGAGAAGTCCGAGCTCTTCATCAATGATATCGTCAAGGCCGGCGACGAGTTCAACTACCTGCCGGCCGTCGCCCAGGCGGTCAATGATTCGCAGCGCCTGGTACGCGAGATCCTGATCGAAAAGATCCAGGTCCCCTTCTCCAAAAAGGGCGACGAGTACGACCTGGCCAAGGAGGGCGGCCATTCGTCGCGCCGGGTGCTCAACGTCAAGGACATGACCGGACGGGTCATCCAGGACCGGTTCAACGAATACCTGCAGAAGCTCCCCGGGCTGAAGATGCTTTTCCAGCATACGGCGGTCGACCTGCTGAGCTATCCCCATCACTCGACCAACCCCGTGCGCACCTACCAGGAGCCCAGGATCATCGGCGCCTACGTCCTGGACCAGAAGAGCCGCAAGATCTCCCGCGTCTTCGCCAGGAAGGTGGTGCTGGCCTCCGGTGGCTTGTGCAGCCTTTTCCTGCATTCGACCAACCCCGAGGAAGCCATCGGCAACGGCATCGCCATGGCCCACCGGGCCGGCGCGCGCCTGGCCAACCTGGAATACATCCAGTTCCACCCCACGTCGCTCTACCACCGCGAGGCCGACAGTTTTCTCATCTCGGAGGCCGTGCGCGGCGAGGGCGCCCGCTTGCAGAATCTCAAGGGCGAATATTTCATGGAGAAGTACTCGCCGCTGAAGGATCTGGCCCCGCGCGACGAGGTGTCGCGTGCCATTTACGAGGAGATGATCAAGAACGGCAATGATTATGTCCTGCTCGACCTGGCCTCTTTCGCCAGGATCAACATCCGCGAACGCTTCCCGACCATTTTCCAGACCTGCCTGAAGTACGGCATCAATATCGAGGAAAAGCCGATCCCGGTCGTGCCGGCCGCCCACTACAGTTGCGGCGGCGTGCTCTGCGATTTGAACGGGCGCAGCAGCATCCGCAATCTCTACGCCGTCGGCGAGGTCTCGGCCACTGGCGTGCACGGGGCCAACCGCCTGGCTTCGGTGTCGCTCCTGGAAGCCCTGGTCTGGGGCGTCAAGGCGGCCGAGGACATACTGGCCACCATCGCCGACGACAAGGATCCCTACGTCATTGCCGAAGTCCCGGCCTGGAAATACCCCTACCCACAGGAAAAACTCGACCCGGCCCTGGTGTGGCAGGACCAGGTGACCATCAAGACCACCATGTGGAACTACAACGGCATCATCCGCACCGTCAAACGCATGGAGCGGGCCAAGGCCGACCTGGAGTACCTGAGGCATCGCATCGAGAAGTTCTACCAGGCCTGCGAGATCGGCAACCGCATCATCACCCTGCGCGACAGCGTGCAGGCGGCATTGCTCATCGTCGAGGCCGCCCTGCGCAACCGCGTCTCG encodes:
- a CDS encoding DUF5916 domain-containing protein, which translates into the protein MRKNRQLWQRQAWLLALALGSLITAAGASEPVAIYRADTRPVIDGKLDDPVWQNATRFDNFITFKPDYGKPTSEKTTVLVAYDRKYIYFAFDCRDSEPSKIKAAMSKRDGIDMDDWIGVVLDTFGDSQGGYLFEVNPLGVQMDGMINADGNGDASFDTIWESKGLIHNGGYSAEMAVPFKSLRYPFKKKITMGLLVSRFIGRKSEQTSFPEINPEGGAIMNQAQKIELSDVKFERPVEFIPALTYDQGSSHSDGAMRSTGKNSDFSLTGKIGLTSNMTLDATYNPDFSQVETDAGQIDVNLRYSIYYSEKRPFFLEGMENFNFATAMEQNTLGAIVYTRTIVDPLLGVKLTGKVGSQNVLSGIFALDEFPGAMAAEDNDLERSGRNAAFTILRYKRQMSQDNYIGGFFTNRSFAGDRNTVGGIDGRWRLNNTSFLEYSFLESFSRDERASRDDQGHYLGLRYNFSNRHWNVDLGFFDLSSDFRIDSGYVTRTGITMAPAFVMYTWFPKSKFFQKIDAFWWSYHLLDKPSDLFETYNQLVLRLNMPRQSQLRFDAILGNEVFADQRFSLSGWRVRGYTQIVKQLYLEGGYRRSGRIYYDEESPFQGKGNTADLYLQFQPFDKLNTSLGLSYYDFYRSDNNEKVLSYTIWRSRTTFQLNRYLFVRAIVEYNNYWKKINADFLASFTYIPGTVLYLGYGSAYEKVKWSNEDRDYFPSDDFLQTRRSFFFKASYLWRF
- the nadC gene encoding carboxylating nicotinate-nucleotide diphosphorylase, yielding MDLEQSCLKKIVLLALAEDRVEADVTTRALLAFDRPVRAEVRAKATGVISGTGVFEKTMKTVDPKLKVTIAKADGSSVLPNDLVLEILGRESSILKGERTALNFLQRLSGIATLTRRYVEKLRPFRTVLLDTRKTTPGMRYLEKRAVRDGGGSNHRLNLEEMAMVKDNHIAMAGGIGPAVQSVRAAWPGKKLEVEVGTIKELEEALALGVEMVMLDNFPIDQVQRAVVLNRGRSKLEISGNVTLENLAEKAASGVDFISVGALTHSFQSLDISLDIARS
- a CDS encoding FAD-dependent oxidoreductase yields the protein MKDYLETDVLIIGNGIAGSTTALRLAEQGVNVLLVSKGKDYTRTNTNYAQGGIAALPVGEKSELFINDIVKAGDEFNYLPAVAQAVNDSQRLVREILIEKIQVPFSKKGDEYDLAKEGGHSSRRVLNVKDMTGRVIQDRFNEYLQKLPGLKMLFQHTAVDLLSYPHHSTNPVRTYQEPRIIGAYVLDQKSRKISRVFARKVVLASGGLCSLFLHSTNPEEAIGNGIAMAHRAGARLANLEYIQFHPTSLYHREADSFLISEAVRGEGARLQNLKGEYFMEKYSPLKDLAPRDEVSRAIYEEMIKNGNDYVLLDLASFARINIRERFPTIFQTCLKYGINIEEKPIPVVPAAHYSCGGVLCDLNGRSSIRNLYAVGEVSATGVHGANRLASVSLLEALVWGVKAAEDILATIADDKDPYVIAEVPAWKYPYPQEKLDPALVWQDQVTIKTTMWNYNGIIRTVKRMERAKADLEYLRHRIEKFYQACEIGNRIITLRDSVQAALLIVEAALRNRVSRGAHFIKADES